In Gemmata obscuriglobus, a single genomic region encodes these proteins:
- a CDS encoding CRISPR-associated protein Cas4, whose amino-acid sequence MHPVFLLAAAIGLLGIVLLLFAAWGRRVRGLGAGETVALDNVTLVSSKHRLVGRPDRVVKQGDALIPEEWKSARRVSHGHRLQLGTYFILIEAEYGLRPPHGVIVLGDGSRVTVANTEALRAEVLATAAKIRAQRRHLMSPVPVDQPKAKCGACGQRGNCTQAKA is encoded by the coding sequence ATGCACCCTGTGTTTCTACTCGCCGCTGCTATCGGGCTTCTCGGTATCGTGTTGCTTCTCTTCGCGGCTTGGGGGCGAAGAGTGCGTGGGCTCGGGGCCGGCGAAACAGTCGCACTGGACAACGTCACCCTTGTTTCATCAAAGCATCGACTGGTGGGGCGGCCTGATCGCGTCGTGAAGCAGGGCGATGCGCTCATTCCGGAGGAATGGAAATCGGCGCGACGCGTCAGCCACGGTCACCGGCTTCAGCTCGGCACGTACTTCATCCTGATCGAAGCGGAATATGGCCTACGTCCGCCTCACGGGGTGATCGTCCTCGGTGACGGCTCCCGGGTGACGGTGGCCAATACGGAGGCCCTGCGGGCTGAGGTCTTGGCGACGGCGGCAAAGATCCGCGCGCAGCGGCGACATCTGATGAGCCCGGTCCCCGTGGATCAACCAAAAGCCAAATGCGGGGCGTGCGGACAGAGGGGCAACTGTACCCAAGCGAAGGCTTGA
- a CDS encoding DMT family transporter, which produces MAVGTRCISGALFCHRHELALVVITIIWGATFTIIHEAMKHCGPLFFVGVRYLTGGALALLLFRNSLKGLTARELVAGVAIGVSIVFGLGFLGAGLKTISSSRSAFITALYVPMVPLLQWLVLRRLPRLMSWIGIGLAFTGLMFVAGPGTGEQALGCGELYTLLGAFAIAAQIILIGRFAAEVDSRRVTVVQLLVAGGLATLATPLAGEELPTVSWGWLVSALGLGVASVLIQLAMNWAQKNVSPTRATVIYAAEPVWGGLFGYAAGDRLPPLGILGGVFIVAGVLVSELKPRKRERNQVG; this is translated from the coding sequence ATGGCGGTCGGGACGCGTTGCATTTCTGGTGCGCTCTTCTGCCACCGGCACGAACTGGCGCTCGTTGTCATCACGATCATTTGGGGCGCGACCTTCACGATCATCCACGAGGCCATGAAGCACTGCGGCCCGCTGTTCTTCGTTGGTGTTCGGTACTTGACGGGTGGCGCGCTAGCCTTGCTGCTGTTTCGCAATTCCCTCAAGGGCCTGACCGCGCGAGAGCTTGTCGCCGGCGTCGCAATCGGGGTCTCGATCGTCTTTGGGCTCGGTTTTTTGGGGGCCGGTCTCAAGACAATTAGCAGCAGCCGGTCCGCATTCATCACCGCGCTCTACGTGCCGATGGTGCCACTGCTTCAGTGGCTCGTGCTGCGTCGCCTCCCGCGCCTGATGAGTTGGATCGGGATCGGGCTGGCGTTTACGGGATTAATGTTCGTCGCCGGTCCGGGCACGGGGGAGCAGGCGCTCGGCTGCGGGGAGCTGTACACGTTGCTCGGGGCTTTCGCCATTGCCGCCCAGATCATCCTCATCGGCCGCTTCGCCGCAGAGGTCGACAGCCGCCGGGTCACCGTCGTCCAACTCCTCGTCGCCGGTGGCTTGGCTACGTTGGCAACGCCACTTGCGGGGGAAGAGCTGCCCACCGTCTCGTGGGGGTGGCTGGTGAGTGCCCTCGGGCTCGGCGTCGCGAGCGTACTAATTCAGCTCGCGATGAACTGGGCGCAAAAAAACGTGTCGCCGACGCGAGCCACCGTGATTTACGCGGCCGAGCCCGTGTGGGGCGGGCTGTTCGGGTACGCGGCCGGCGATCGACTTCCGCCACTGGGGATCTTGGGCGGGGTGTTCATTGTTGCCGGCGTGCTGGTGAGCGAACTGAAACCACGCAAGCGCGAGCGTAACCAAGTCGGGTAA
- a CDS encoding alpha-ketoglutarate-dependent dioxygenase AlkB: MSDAPNATSEPAAPQKALSISATGFAQCQQPTNSTSKLFAPDRPELVKSPKLKPSWRTVRMETPRIPALVTHDLGDDLAFFAGRLPDELTWDQSLFENAWAFHPTERPVIQMIGKPVAIPRWQMAFGHDYRFSNQTSVAAPVPELLEPLRGWCQKHIHPRLNGLLLNWYEGPGHYIGAHHDEDEQLVPHTPIVTISFGETRNFRLIRGREKRDFAAPSGTVFVLPADTNRAWKHLVPKSTKYSGRRISVTLRAFETA; encoded by the coding sequence TTGAGCGATGCGCCGAATGCGACAAGTGAACCTGCTGCGCCTCAAAAGGCTCTATCCATTTCCGCCACTGGATTCGCCCAATGCCAGCAACCCACCAACTCGACAAGTAAGCTATTTGCCCCCGACCGGCCCGAACTGGTGAAGTCACCGAAGCTAAAGCCCTCTTGGAGGACGGTACGGATGGAAACTCCTCGTATCCCGGCTCTCGTGACCCACGACCTTGGCGACGATCTGGCGTTTTTCGCAGGCCGGCTCCCCGACGAATTGACCTGGGACCAGTCACTTTTTGAGAACGCCTGGGCGTTCCACCCGACTGAGCGACCGGTCATCCAAATGATCGGGAAGCCGGTTGCCATCCCCCGGTGGCAGATGGCCTTTGGCCACGATTACCGCTTCTCAAATCAGACCAGCGTTGCGGCTCCCGTGCCCGAACTGCTTGAGCCGCTTCGGGGGTGGTGCCAGAAGCACATCCACCCACGGCTCAACGGTCTGCTTTTGAACTGGTACGAAGGCCCCGGCCACTACATCGGCGCGCATCACGATGAGGACGAGCAACTCGTTCCGCACACGCCGATCGTCACCATTTCGTTTGGAGAGACGCGAAACTTTCGGCTCATCCGGGGCCGGGAGAAGCGGGATTTTGCCGCCCCGAGCGGAACGGTGTTCGTTTTGCCCGCCGACACAAACAGGGCGTGGAAGCACCTTGTACCGAAATCGACCAAGTACAGCGGTCGGCGGATCTCGGTGACGCTTCGCGCGTTCGAGACCGCGTAA
- the tnpB gene encoding IS66 family insertion sequence element accessory protein TnpB (TnpB, as the term is used for proteins encoded by IS66 family insertion elements, is considered an accessory protein, since TnpC, encoded by a neighboring gene, is a DDE family transposase.) gives MLTLPATTKLWFAAAVDLRLGYDGLANLVRTQLSGDPLSGHLFVFTNRSANRVKVLYWGGHGLCLWCQRLEAGRYHFPEATATGIELTAAQFAMILDGIDLSRVRRFKRFSAAPPPPRAT, from the coding sequence GTGCTGACCCTGCCCGCCACCACCAAGCTCTGGTTCGCGGCCGCCGTGGATTTGCGGCTCGGGTACGACGGGCTGGCCAACCTGGTCCGCACCCAGCTGTCCGGCGATCCGCTGAGCGGCCACCTGTTCGTGTTCACGAATCGGTCCGCGAACCGGGTCAAGGTGCTGTACTGGGGCGGCCACGGGCTGTGCCTCTGGTGCCAGCGGTTGGAGGCCGGGCGGTACCACTTCCCTGAAGCCACCGCCACCGGGATCGAACTGACGGCGGCTCAGTTCGCCATGATCCTGGACGGCATCGACCTGTCCCGCGTCCGCCGGTTCAAGCGGTTCTCCGCCGCCCCGCCGCCACCTCGCGCTACCTGA
- the tnpA gene encoding IS66 family insertion sequence element accessory protein TnpA yields the protein MSDSSARPRYHPAAARRWADRLERYAARPTTVAAFCAAEGVSPSNFYLWRRRLTGAGLEPADGPAVVPMHVAPPPAPAAPIELALPSGTVVRLPADAGPELVVAILRGLEGRPC from the coding sequence GTGTCCGACTCGTCCGCCCGGCCCCGCTACCACCCGGCCGCCGCCCGCCGCTGGGCCGACCGCCTCGAGCGCTACGCCGCCCGCCCCACGACGGTCGCCGCCTTCTGCGCCGCCGAGGGCGTGTCACCGTCCAACTTCTACCTGTGGCGGCGGAGGCTCACCGGGGCTGGTCTCGAACCGGCCGACGGCCCGGCCGTCGTGCCCATGCACGTCGCACCACCTCCTGCGCCCGCCGCCCCGATCGAGCTGGCCCTGCCGTCCGGCACGGTCGTTCGGCTCCCCGCCGACGCCGGCCCGGAACTGGTCGTGGCCATCCTGCGCGGGCTGGAGGGGCGGCCGTGCTGA
- a CDS encoding toll/interleukin-1 receptor domain-containing protein: MSTGRERLLSDSRVALERQIRTSANVDFADRLFAAWLLGVDKFPFDDTVELQTLVVERTRSYRQVAALGFAALRMSPSCSFRSELCEALVWLSQRPMTIVNTMAGFVLDPVALLGIASGIRCCGDAKVEELASNWMLRVLSARANLPMVAPWEQCLIAAVGYRLQLPNASTVPSAPNIADCRLALRARGALPQTHVADSRADEAHLLPLLLGDSEEELGFARSVIRAAAFDVLKNGTVASGVVGEPNRIESRATAEKGAGPVKKVFVSYSWDTDEHQQRVRQLVDDLRGYGFNATMDLYEPNPPEGLPKWMIKNIRESDYVLMIITETYRKRCEGEEEPGKGKGVKWETGLMIRQIYQNEFVNGKFLPVVLNKSDVAAMPSVFAGDVYFDVSKPTELERLVRLMSDQPEYVAPPIGRVPVLPPRNSSNATKAEPENNGG, encoded by the coding sequence GTGAGCACCGGCCGCGAACGACTGCTTTCAGATTCTCGGGTTGCCCTAGAGCGGCAAATCCGGACCTCGGCGAACGTCGATTTCGCCGACCGTCTGTTCGCGGCCTGGCTGCTCGGTGTCGACAAATTTCCCTTCGACGACACGGTCGAACTTCAAACGCTCGTCGTCGAACGAACCCGAAGTTACCGCCAAGTGGCGGCACTTGGCTTCGCAGCGCTGCGAATGAGCCCCTCGTGCTCATTCCGAAGTGAACTCTGTGAAGCGCTCGTCTGGCTCAGCCAGCGCCCCATGACCATCGTCAACACGATGGCCGGGTTCGTCCTCGATCCGGTGGCCCTTCTGGGGATCGCGAGCGGAATCCGTTGCTGCGGAGATGCCAAAGTGGAGGAGCTTGCGTCCAATTGGATGCTGCGCGTTCTATCAGCACGTGCGAATCTGCCGATGGTTGCTCCGTGGGAGCAGTGCCTGATTGCCGCAGTGGGTTACCGGCTGCAGTTGCCGAACGCTTCAACCGTGCCCAGCGCGCCGAATATCGCCGATTGTCGACTCGCCCTTCGGGCACGCGGGGCCTTGCCACAAACGCACGTAGCCGACAGCCGCGCGGACGAGGCACACCTTCTCCCGCTGCTCCTCGGTGACAGCGAGGAAGAGTTGGGATTCGCGCGTTCGGTCATCCGCGCGGCAGCATTCGATGTCCTTAAAAACGGAACCGTTGCCTCGGGCGTCGTCGGTGAGCCTAACCGCATCGAAAGCCGCGCAACGGCAGAGAAAGGAGCTGGACCTGTGAAGAAGGTATTCGTGAGCTATTCGTGGGACACGGACGAGCACCAGCAGCGGGTTCGACAGCTGGTGGACGATCTGCGCGGTTACGGGTTCAACGCGACAATGGATCTTTATGAGCCCAACCCGCCAGAGGGGCTTCCCAAATGGATGATAAAGAACATTCGCGAATCCGATTACGTCTTGATGATTATTACGGAGACCTACCGTAAACGTTGCGAGGGCGAGGAGGAGCCGGGGAAAGGGAAAGGGGTGAAATGGGAAACGGGTCTGATGATTCGCCAGATTTACCAAAACGAATTCGTGAACGGAAAATTTCTCCCCGTAGTACTGAACAAGTCCGATGTGGCGGCGATGCCTTCGGTATTCGCGGGCGATGTTTACTTCGACGTGTCGAAGCCGACAGAGCTTGAGCGGCTCGTGCGGCTCATGTCAGATCAGCCCGAATATGTTGCACCGCCGATCGGCCGTGTGCCGGTTCTTCCGCCTCGAAACAGCAGTAACGCAACAAAAGCTGAGCCCGAAAATAACGGGGGCTAA
- a CDS encoding IS701 family transposase, with protein MNAPRASAEDYIQFLIATPKVASAAEAARAQPDHPTAPAHDAFTRLLHRLEPDPAALWDEARSSVRPGGAVVLDDSVLDKPFARHMGLVRRCWSGRHRRVVSGIGLVTLLWTDGAALVPCDYRLADPARAETKNDHFRAMLAVAKGRDLSPRVVLFDTWYSGKDNLKAVRALGWHFLTRVRSNRRVNPDRTGNRAIEGCPIGAAGTVVHLEGFGLVKAFRIATGDGGTEHWITNDLDMDEATRAVLAGHAWGIEEYHRGLKQHCHVDRCQVRMSRAQAVHIGLAIRAFLRLEWHRLKSGVSWFAAKTAIVREAVRTYLAAPTYLLTQKSTT; from the coding sequence ATGAACGCACCACGTGCGAGCGCCGAGGACTACATCCAATTCCTGATCGCCACCCCCAAGGTGGCGTCGGCCGCGGAAGCCGCGCGAGCCCAACCGGACCATCCGACGGCGCCCGCGCATGATGCGTTCACCCGACTGCTGCACCGGCTGGAACCGGACCCAGCGGCGTTGTGGGACGAAGCCCGGTCGTCGGTCCGCCCGGGCGGTGCCGTGGTGCTCGACGACTCGGTGCTGGACAAGCCGTTCGCCCGGCACATGGGGCTGGTGCGCCGGTGCTGGTCCGGGCGGCACCGCCGGGTGGTGAGCGGGATCGGGCTGGTGACCCTGCTGTGGACCGACGGGGCCGCCCTGGTACCGTGTGATTACCGGCTCGCCGACCCGGCCCGAGCCGAGACCAAGAACGACCACTTCCGAGCCATGCTGGCGGTCGCCAAGGGACGGGACCTGTCGCCCCGGGTGGTACTGTTCGACACCTGGTACTCGGGCAAGGACAACCTGAAGGCGGTGCGGGCCCTGGGGTGGCACTTCCTGACCCGGGTGCGGAGCAACCGGCGGGTGAACCCGGATCGCACGGGCAATCGGGCCATCGAGGGGTGCCCGATCGGGGCCGCCGGTACGGTGGTGCACCTGGAGGGGTTCGGATTGGTGAAGGCGTTCCGGATCGCCACCGGTGATGGGGGCACGGAGCATTGGATCACCAACGACCTCGACATGGACGAGGCCACTCGTGCGGTTCTGGCCGGGCACGCGTGGGGCATCGAGGAGTATCACCGGGGCCTCAAGCAGCATTGCCACGTGGACCGGTGCCAGGTGCGCATGAGCCGGGCCCAAGCGGTCCACATCGGGCTCGCGATCCGCGCGTTCCTGCGGCTCGAGTGGCACCGGCTCAAGTCCGGCGTCAGTTGGTTCGCGGCCAAGACGGCCATCGTGCGCGAAGCGGTGCGAACCTACCTCGCCGCACCTACATACCTACTTACCCAAAAGTCAACTACGTAA
- a CDS encoding zinc-dependent alcohol dehydrogenase family protein translates to MAAGSLVRSALKEGARCVDRCANQKPVHRVARPLKMRWGTKSRLGTALLSDVHDMIAIRYHEFGHPAEALKVEDVDVPHPAAGEVLLRMVGRAINPSDLIPVRGAYKARISLPQTAGYDGFGVVVEGTQALKAGTRVVPMAHLGTWQEYVAVAEAECVPVPDEIPDDYASQLFINPVSVWLMVRALGLAPGAVVVANAGGSAAVRFLAQLTGVCQFRLIAIVRRAHHTEELLRLGAHAVIDSSRQPVAQTVIALTAGAGADAGLECVGGRDAVELARGLRSGAPVVQYGLLSGVSPDLAAIDSLGIRVEGFWLRNWLRSAPASVRTTAAAAVFQIIAEHRFRLDVHETFALQDVHRAVRKAETPGLCGKVLLKS, encoded by the coding sequence TTGGCCGCCGGGTCCCTGGTTCGTTCCGCTTTAAAAGAAGGAGCTCGATGCGTCGATCGGTGCGCAAATCAGAAACCTGTTCATCGAGTCGCTCGGCCACTCAAAATGAGGTGGGGGACCAAGTCGCGGCTTGGCACAGCTTTACTTTCGGACGTTCACGACATGATTGCGATCCGCTATCACGAGTTCGGCCACCCGGCTGAGGCGCTCAAAGTGGAGGATGTGGACGTTCCGCACCCGGCCGCCGGTGAGGTTCTCCTACGAATGGTGGGACGGGCCATTAATCCGTCCGACCTCATTCCAGTTCGCGGCGCCTACAAGGCACGAATCTCGTTACCGCAAACCGCAGGTTACGACGGGTTCGGGGTCGTGGTGGAAGGGACACAAGCTCTAAAGGCTGGCACGCGTGTTGTTCCGATGGCTCACCTCGGGACGTGGCAAGAATACGTCGCTGTGGCCGAAGCCGAGTGCGTGCCTGTGCCCGATGAGATCCCTGATGACTACGCCTCCCAGCTCTTTATCAACCCGGTGAGCGTGTGGCTGATGGTCCGCGCACTCGGGCTCGCACCAGGCGCGGTGGTTGTGGCGAACGCTGGCGGATCGGCGGCGGTGAGGTTCCTGGCCCAACTCACTGGCGTTTGTCAGTTCCGTTTGATCGCAATCGTTCGGCGTGCGCACCACACAGAAGAGCTGTTGCGTCTCGGTGCGCACGCAGTAATCGATTCCAGCCGCCAACCCGTAGCGCAGACGGTAATCGCTCTTACAGCGGGAGCGGGTGCCGACGCCGGTCTGGAGTGTGTCGGCGGGCGCGACGCCGTCGAACTCGCGCGCGGGCTCCGGTCGGGCGCACCGGTTGTGCAATACGGGTTGCTTTCCGGCGTTTCTCCCGACCTCGCCGCGATCGACAGCTTGGGGATTCGTGTCGAGGGATTCTGGCTGCGGAACTGGCTCCGATCGGCCCCGGCCTCCGTTCGTACGACAGCGGCCGCTGCCGTTTTCCAGATCATCGCCGAGCACCGGTTTCGGCTGGACGTACATGAGACGTTCGCGCTACAGGACGTTCACCGCGCGGTCCGCAAGGCAGAAACTCCGGGGCTCTGCGGGAAGGTCCTGCTCAAGAGTTAA
- a CDS encoding site-specific integrase encodes MLTLTFTPAMSPERANLQASRTSSPKEAKHHAERFEDIGSEADRYVEKSRAPNTRRAQRSDWKDFSSWCAKYARSPLPAAPDTVAYYLADRSQELKTSTLQRRLMSISDAHRTAGFDSPTKSAQVKLVWAGIRRDKGVAQNHKKPTLTKHIREMVEHLPQGLLGVRDRALLLLGFAGAMRRSELVGIDATDVALTDEGLVVTIRKSKTDQVQEGRTLGIPYGEHEGTCPVRAVLAWVDQAAILEGPLFRSVNKHGHVMGTRLSDRTVAEVVKRSLVAAGHTARGYAAHSLRAGLITQAAIAGASDRDIQDQSGHKSLLVMRRYIRDGSLFRQNVAAKVGL; translated from the coding sequence GTGCTGACGCTCACGTTTACACCCGCCATGTCGCCCGAACGAGCCAATTTGCAAGCCTCCCGAACCTCTTCTCCGAAAGAGGCGAAACACCACGCCGAGCGGTTCGAAGACATCGGCAGTGAGGCCGACAGGTACGTTGAGAAGTCCAGAGCCCCGAACACTCGCCGCGCGCAACGCTCGGATTGGAAGGATTTCTCCTCTTGGTGCGCCAAGTACGCTCGCTCCCCGCTTCCGGCCGCGCCAGACACGGTTGCCTACTATTTGGCCGACCGCTCCCAGGAATTGAAGACGAGTACGTTACAACGCCGCCTGATGTCCATCTCCGATGCCCACCGCACGGCGGGTTTCGACTCGCCCACGAAATCCGCACAGGTCAAGTTGGTCTGGGCAGGGATCCGGCGCGATAAAGGTGTTGCTCAAAATCACAAGAAGCCCACCCTCACGAAGCACATCCGCGAGATGGTCGAGCACCTGCCTCAAGGGTTGTTAGGTGTTCGCGACCGCGCGCTCCTCCTACTCGGGTTCGCTGGCGCCATGCGGCGCAGCGAGCTTGTCGGGATCGACGCGACTGATGTGGCCCTCACGGACGAGGGGCTCGTCGTCACGATCCGAAAGAGCAAAACGGACCAAGTGCAGGAAGGTCGGACGCTCGGGATACCGTACGGTGAGCACGAGGGTACCTGCCCGGTGCGCGCGGTGCTCGCGTGGGTCGATCAGGCAGCAATTCTCGAGGGTCCCCTCTTTCGCTCTGTAAACAAGCACGGGCACGTCATGGGTACGCGGCTCTCCGACCGCACGGTGGCTGAGGTCGTCAAACGCAGCTTGGTCGCAGCGGGACATACCGCGCGGGGTTACGCCGCACACTCGCTTCGCGCAGGGCTCATCACGCAGGCCGCCATAGCGGGGGCGAGCGACCGCGATATCCAAGACCAGTCGGGACACAAGTCGCTGCTGGTCATGAGAAGGTACATTCGCGACGGATCGTTGTTCAGGCAGAATGTCGCAGCAAAGGTAGGGCTGTGA
- a CDS encoding type IV toxin-antitoxin system AbiEi family antitoxin domain-containing protein, producing MPRSARQSAQTLAALAHEQGGYFTTKQAKEAGYGYNHLDYHETAGNFERVDHGLYRIPAVPRDEHDELIRLSLWSRNQKDEPQAVVSHDSALVLHEMTDLLPDRIHLTVPRTFRKPTPTGCVLHKAVIAEGDVEERTGFRVTSPFRTLLDSAQSEVSQEELEKAVANALTRGLVRRTKLSQAVEQNPRLSRLKAALGRIKANTK from the coding sequence ATGCCCCGTTCAGCCAGGCAGTCTGCCCAAACTCTTGCCGCACTGGCCCACGAACAGGGCGGGTATTTCACCACAAAGCAAGCAAAGGAAGCTGGTTACGGCTACAACCACCTCGATTACCACGAGACGGCGGGCAACTTCGAACGGGTCGACCACGGCCTCTACCGCATCCCAGCGGTGCCTCGTGACGAGCACGACGAGCTTATTCGCCTTTCGCTCTGGAGCCGAAACCAAAAGGACGAGCCCCAGGCCGTTGTGTCGCACGACTCTGCCCTCGTGCTCCACGAGATGACGGACCTGCTTCCCGACCGCATCCACCTCACCGTGCCGCGAACGTTCCGCAAGCCCACACCAACCGGCTGCGTGCTTCACAAAGCGGTAATCGCGGAAGGTGACGTTGAAGAACGCACGGGTTTTCGGGTCACGAGTCCGTTTCGCACGCTGCTCGACTCGGCGCAATCGGAGGTGAGTCAAGAGGAGCTCGAAAAGGCGGTCGCGAACGCGCTCACACGCGGGCTCGTCCGGCGCACGAAGCTGTCTCAAGCGGTGGAACAGAATCCACGGCTGTCACGCCTGAAAGCGGCGCTGGGCCGAATTAAGGCAAACACAAAATAA
- a CDS encoding argonaute/piwi family protein has protein sequence MDAGITRYGPYSSRGFTPNRPKVCVLCHKAKKGQVEQFLVKFKDGVAAGGDGIQPFEQGFLDKYHLGGIDFEFFVTENNSAAAYRKAARSAISSLGPGGQKWDICFVQIEERFRNLPNAENPYLICKSELLTHQVPVQAFTVETMELSTYSIQFALNNLSLACYAKMNGTPWLLKSDQPLLQEMVVGLGSARIGDSRLGSGQRVVGITTVFTGDGNYCLSNLSRAALFETYQEELLDTLRLAVRQVRTDTGWQRARPVRLVFHAFKPFRDAEITAVKEVMQELGEFNAEFAFVHVVEDHPYRLFDLNQRGKLDKKTRSTKGVLGPNRGLFMLLSEREVLLTLTGFKEVKRPEDGVPRPVLLRIHEDSTFTDPVYLARQVYAFAGHSWQGFFPCDMPVTIEYSAMIAKLLGNLATLPGWNPAALIGNIGWTRWFL, from the coding sequence GTGGATGCTGGCATTACCCGCTACGGCCCGTACTCGAGCCGGGGGTTCACCCCGAATCGCCCGAAGGTGTGTGTCCTGTGCCACAAGGCCAAGAAGGGGCAGGTCGAACAGTTCCTCGTGAAATTCAAAGACGGTGTTGCGGCAGGTGGAGATGGCATTCAGCCGTTTGAGCAGGGGTTTCTCGACAAGTACCACTTGGGCGGGATCGACTTCGAGTTCTTCGTAACCGAAAACAACTCGGCTGCAGCGTACCGCAAAGCGGCCCGAAGCGCGATCTCGAGCCTCGGGCCGGGCGGGCAGAAGTGGGACATCTGCTTCGTCCAAATCGAGGAGCGATTTCGGAACCTCCCGAACGCCGAGAACCCGTACCTCATCTGCAAATCCGAGCTGTTGACGCATCAAGTTCCGGTTCAGGCGTTCACCGTCGAGACGATGGAGCTGTCCACCTACTCGATTCAGTTCGCTCTGAACAACTTGTCACTCGCTTGTTACGCGAAGATGAATGGGACACCGTGGCTTCTGAAATCGGATCAGCCGCTCTTGCAAGAAATGGTGGTTGGCCTCGGTAGCGCTCGGATCGGCGACTCTCGGCTCGGTTCTGGGCAGCGGGTCGTGGGAATCACGACCGTCTTCACCGGCGACGGGAATTACTGCCTTTCGAACCTGTCGCGGGCCGCCTTATTTGAAACCTACCAAGAGGAGTTGCTGGACACGCTGCGTCTCGCGGTGCGACAGGTGCGTACGGATACCGGGTGGCAGCGTGCTCGCCCGGTCCGACTTGTGTTTCACGCCTTCAAGCCGTTTCGGGATGCCGAGATCACGGCCGTGAAGGAAGTGATGCAGGAACTCGGCGAATTTAACGCCGAGTTCGCCTTCGTCCACGTCGTTGAGGATCACCCGTACCGGTTGTTCGATCTGAACCAGCGAGGGAAGCTGGACAAGAAGACCCGCTCGACCAAAGGCGTCCTGGGTCCCAACCGGGGGCTCTTTATGCTCCTTTCCGAGCGCGAGGTGTTGCTTACCCTCACCGGGTTCAAGGAGGTGAAGCGGCCAGAAGACGGAGTTCCGCGACCGGTCTTGCTTCGCATCCACGAAGACTCGACCTTTACCGATCCGGTCTACTTGGCGCGTCAAGTGTACGCGTTCGCCGGACACTCCTGGCAGGGCTTCTTCCCGTGCGACATGCCGGTTACGATCGAGTATTCTGCGATGATCGCAAAGCTGCTCGGGAATCTCGCTACGCTGCCGGGGTGGAACCCCGCAGCGCTGATAGGAAACATCGGCTGGACGAGGTGGTTCTTGTGA
- a CDS encoding nucleotidyl transferase AbiEii/AbiGii toxin family protein produces the protein MAKQFRTAAAFKTALETHLRRHAIERGVPFSTVQLKFVIERLLARLFAGENPPWLLKGGFAMDLRFRPRARTTKDVDLSVSLITGGGDARSAGLRDRLQEALDVDLGDYLTFRLGTPKRELTNAPGGGAQFPCEAVLVGKTYAAFHIDVGVGDALIGTPERLVGEDLLEFVGVPPAAVLAIPKPQQFAEKVHAYTFPWVGRLNSRTKDLVDLVLLIERGAPAVAEIRAALVTTFTTRSTHPLPAALAPPPPSWKEDFVGMAAQAGISTTDYLEAFTLLERFWSTNALAG, from the coding sequence GTGGCAAAACAATTCAGAACCGCTGCCGCGTTCAAAACGGCTCTCGAAACGCACCTGCGTCGTCATGCGATCGAACGGGGCGTTCCATTTAGCACCGTGCAGCTGAAGTTCGTAATCGAGCGACTGCTCGCACGGCTCTTCGCGGGTGAAAATCCGCCGTGGCTGCTCAAGGGCGGATTCGCGATGGACCTGCGGTTTCGACCGCGAGCGCGAACGACAAAGGACGTGGACCTATCGGTCTCGCTCATCACTGGTGGGGGCGACGCACGGTCCGCCGGGCTGCGAGATCGGCTGCAAGAGGCGCTCGACGTCGACCTCGGCGATTATTTGACTTTTCGCCTCGGAACCCCCAAGCGCGAGCTCACAAACGCGCCCGGCGGTGGAGCGCAATTTCCCTGCGAAGCGGTACTGGTTGGCAAGACGTACGCCGCGTTTCACATCGATGTGGGCGTTGGGGACGCGCTCATCGGTACCCCCGAGCGGCTCGTCGGAGAGGACCTGCTCGAGTTCGTGGGCGTGCCACCGGCAGCGGTGCTCGCGATTCCCAAACCGCAGCAATTTGCCGAGAAGGTCCACGCCTACACGTTTCCGTGGGTCGGGCGGCTCAACAGCCGCACGAAAGACTTGGTCGACCTGGTGCTCCTCATCGAACGCGGAGCGCCCGCTGTGGCCGAAATTCGTGCGGCACTCGTGACCACGTTCACCACACGCAGTACCCACCCGTTGCCAGCCGCACTCGCTCCTCCTCCGCCTTCGTGGAAAGAGGATTTCGTTGGGATGGCGGCTCAAGCCGGAATCTCGACCACCGATTACCTCGAGGCGTTCACGTTGCTCGAGAGGTTTTGGTCAACGAACGCGCTTGCGGGTTAA